One Oncorhynchus keta strain PuntledgeMale-10-30-2019 chromosome 22, Oket_V2, whole genome shotgun sequence DNA window includes the following coding sequences:
- the LOC127910634 gene encoding uncharacterized protein LOC127910634 isoform X6 — translation MLVRSGQDIMLVSSGHYAGQGWSGQVWSGQVWSDLVRTLFWSGQVWTGQVRSGLVRSGQVWSGNYAGLVWSGQVWSGQFRSGLGRSVKVRSCQDIILVRSDQVWSGLVRSGQVRSGQVRSGQFWSGLVRSCKVWSGLARSGLVSSGQVIMLIRSGLDIMLIRSRLDIMLVRSGLVRSGQVRSGLVRTLCWSGLVRSGHGSSGLFRSGQVRSGQDIMLVWSGQVWSWQFRSVQVRSGLVRSGLVRALCWSGLVRSGHGSSGLFRSGLVRSGQDIMLVRSGLVRTLCWPDIMLVWSGLVRTLCWSGLVRILCWSGLVMTLCWSGLVWSGQVRSVLVRTLCWSGLVRTLRWSGLVRSGQIWLGHYAGLVRAGLVRSGQVWSGEVRLG, via the coding sequence atgctggtcaggtctggtcaggacattatgctggtctcgtctggacattatgctggtcagggctggtctggtcaggtctggtcaggtcaggtctggtcagatctggtcaggacattattttggtcaggtcaggtctggacaggtcaggtcaggtcaggtctggtcaggtcaggtcaggtctggtcaggaaattatgctggtctggtctggtctggtcaggtctggtcaggtcagtttAGGTCAGGTCTGGGCAGGTCAGTTAAGGTCAGATCTTGTCAGGacattattttggtcaggtctgatcaggtctggtcaggtctggtcaggtctggtcaggtcaggtcaggtcaggtcaggtctggtcagttcTGGTCAGGTCTGGTAAGGTCATGtaaggtctggtcaggtctggccaggtctggtctggtctcgtCAGGTCAGGTCATTATGCTGATCAGGTCTGGTCTGGACATTATGTTGATCAGGTCTCGTCtggacattatgctggtcaggtctggtctggtcaggtctggtcaggtcaggtcaggtctggtcaggacattatgctggtcaggtctggtcaggtctggtcatgGCAGTTCAGGTCTgttcaggtcaggtcaggtcaggtctggtcaggacattatgctggtctggtctggtcaggtctggtcatgGCAGTTCAGGTCTgttcaggtcaggtcaggtctggttaggtcaggtctggtcagggcattatgctggtcaggtctagtcaggtctggtCATGGCAGTTCAGGTCTgttcaggtcaggtctggtcaggtctggtcaggacattatgctggtcaggtcaggtctggtcaggacattatgctggccggacattatgctggtctggtctggtctggtcaggacattatgctggtcaggtctggtcaggatattatgctggtctggtctggtcatgacattatgctggtcaggtttggtctggtcaggtcaggtcaggtcagttctggtcaggacattatgctggtcaggtctggtcaggacattacgctggtctggtctggtcaggtcaggtcagatctggttaggacattatgctggtctgGTCAGggcaggtctggtcaggtcaggtcaggtctggtctggtgaggttaggttaggttag